A DNA window from Anas acuta chromosome 4, bAnaAcu1.1, whole genome shotgun sequence contains the following coding sequences:
- the OCIAD2 gene encoding OCIA domain-containing protein 2 isoform X1, producing MSAETPKEENQTPPPVQVGWPMFYCPSSQVHSDGEIAKIRKECKKESFWYRALPLSLGSMLVTQGLVSKGILSANPKLGALPKMAIAGVLGFGIGKMSYIGECQKKFQKSGYGPKKKRHCHHVCKECEAKLKSKEKEGSTPSGS from the exons ATGTCTGCCGAAACACCCAAAGAGGAAAACCAGACACCTCCACCTGTGCAAGTTGGATGG CCAATGTTCTATTGTCCCAGCTCACAAGTTCACAGTGATGGAGAGATTGCAAAGATCCGCAAAGAATGCAAAAAGGAAAGTTTCTGGTACAGAG ctcttCCTTTGTCTCTTGGGAGCATGCTTGTCACCCAGGGACTAGTCTCGAAAg gCATTTTGTCAGCAAACCCAAAACTTGGAGCATTACCTAAGATGGCAA TTGCTGGTGTCTTAGGCTTTGGCATAGGAAAGATGTCATACATAGGAGAATGCCAAAAAAAGTTCCAGAAAAGTGGTTATGGTCcgaaaaagaaaag GCATTGTCATCATGTTTGCAAAGAATgtgaagcaaaactgaaatcaaaggagaaagaaggctCAACTCCTTCAGGATCTTAG
- the OCIAD2 gene encoding OCIA domain-containing protein 2 isoform X2 has translation MPMFYCPSSQVHSDGEIAKIRKECKKESFWYRALPLSLGSMLVTQGLVSKGILSANPKLGALPKMAIAGVLGFGIGKMSYIGECQKKFQKSGYGPKKKRHCHHVCKECEAKLKSKEKEGSTPSGS, from the exons ATG CCAATGTTCTATTGTCCCAGCTCACAAGTTCACAGTGATGGAGAGATTGCAAAGATCCGCAAAGAATGCAAAAAGGAAAGTTTCTGGTACAGAG ctcttCCTTTGTCTCTTGGGAGCATGCTTGTCACCCAGGGACTAGTCTCGAAAg gCATTTTGTCAGCAAACCCAAAACTTGGAGCATTACCTAAGATGGCAA TTGCTGGTGTCTTAGGCTTTGGCATAGGAAAGATGTCATACATAGGAGAATGCCAAAAAAAGTTCCAGAAAAGTGGTTATGGTCcgaaaaagaaaag GCATTGTCATCATGTTTGCAAAGAATgtgaagcaaaactgaaatcaaaggagaaagaaggctCAACTCCTTCAGGATCTTAG